One genomic window of Vibrio parahaemolyticus includes the following:
- the fliR gene encoding flagellar biosynthetic protein FliR, giving the protein MEYPTQIILDWIANYFWPYVRISSMLMVMTVTGARFVSPRIRLYLGLAITFAVMPAIPAVPQDIQLLSFRGFMTIAEQMIIGVAMGMVTQFMIQTFVLLGQILGMQSSLGFASMVDPANGQNTPLLGQLFMFLTTMFFLATDGHLKMLQLVVFSFKTLPIGSGTLTAVDFRDMAGWLGIMFKTALSMSLSGIIALLTINLSFGVMTRAAPQLNIFSLGFAFALMVGLLICWYILAGLYSHYELYWALGEEQICSLIRLDC; this is encoded by the coding sequence ATGGAGTATCCCACTCAAATCATCTTAGACTGGATAGCCAATTATTTTTGGCCGTACGTTCGTATCTCGTCGATGTTGATGGTAATGACCGTTACTGGCGCTCGCTTTGTTTCTCCTCGTATTCGTTTGTATCTCGGCCTTGCGATTACTTTTGCCGTGATGCCCGCTATTCCTGCTGTTCCGCAAGACATTCAACTGCTCTCATTTCGTGGTTTTATGACCATCGCAGAGCAGATGATCATTGGCGTCGCGATGGGCATGGTGACGCAATTTATGATCCAAACGTTTGTGTTGCTCGGGCAAATCCTTGGTATGCAATCGAGCTTAGGTTTTGCGTCGATGGTCGATCCTGCCAATGGTCAGAACACGCCATTGCTCGGTCAATTATTCATGTTCTTGACCACCATGTTTTTCCTCGCAACCGATGGTCACTTAAAAATGCTGCAACTGGTGGTGTTCAGCTTTAAAACCCTACCTATAGGGTCGGGCACGCTTACCGCGGTGGATTTTCGTGATATGGCGGGTTGGCTTGGCATTATGTTCAAAACTGCTCTGAGTATGTCGCTATCAGGCATCATCGCGCTGCTTACTATCAACTTGTCGTTTGGTGTAATGACGCGTGCCGCGCCTCAGCTGAACATTTTCTCGCTCGGCTTTGCGTTTGCATTGATGGTGGGTCTATTGATTTGCTGGTACATCTTGGCTGGTCTATACAGTCATTATGAATTGTACTGGGCATTGGGTGAGGAGCAGATTTGTAGCCTCATTCGCTTGGATTGTTAG
- the fliQ gene encoding flagellar biosynthesis protein FliQ, with product MTPEMFVELFREALWMVLIMVCAIIIPSLLIGLVVAIFQAATSINEQTLSFLPRLIVTLLALMLFGHWMTQMLMEYFFGLIERLPQVLY from the coding sequence ATGACTCCTGAAATGTTTGTCGAGCTTTTCCGTGAGGCACTGTGGATGGTGTTGATCATGGTCTGTGCCATTATTATCCCTAGTTTGCTCATCGGTTTGGTCGTGGCGATTTTTCAAGCCGCGACGTCAATTAACGAACAGACATTAAGCTTCTTACCTCGTTTGATCGTGACTTTGTTAGCTTTGATGCTGTTTGGTCACTGGATGACGCAAATGCTGATGGAATATTTCTTCGGCTTGATTGAGCGCTTGCCTCAGGTTCTGTACTAG
- the fliP gene encoding flagellar type III secretion system pore protein FliP (The bacterial flagellar biogenesis protein FliP forms a type III secretion system (T3SS)-type pore required for flagellar assembly.), which yields MTKGNPIRLLFSTLVLLVGVLFSSFSFAEAEESPLPANLAEGSSVTVQAMQSDTGASRSMSVGNGAGIPAFTMTTNPDGSEDYSVTLQILALMTMLGFLPAMVILMTSFTRIVVVMSILRQAMGLQQTPSNQVIIGIALFLTFFVMSPVLNEINDTAIQPYINEQVTAREAFDAAQVPMKAFMLKQTRIKDLETFVNMSGEQVTNPEDVSMAVLIPAFITSELKTAFQIGFMLFLPFLIIDLVVASVLMAMGMMMLSPMIVSLPFKLMLFVLVDGWNLILSTLAGSFAL from the coding sequence ATGACAAAGGGTAATCCAATCCGTCTGCTTTTTAGCACTTTGGTGCTACTGGTTGGCGTGCTGTTTTCTTCATTTTCGTTTGCTGAGGCAGAGGAATCACCGCTGCCTGCGAATTTAGCAGAAGGGAGCAGTGTGACGGTTCAGGCCATGCAAAGCGATACCGGAGCAAGTCGCTCTATGTCGGTTGGCAACGGTGCGGGTATTCCAGCTTTCACCATGACCACCAATCCGGATGGCAGTGAAGACTATTCTGTTACATTGCAAATTCTCGCCTTAATGACCATGCTGGGCTTCTTGCCAGCAATGGTGATTTTGATGACGTCTTTCACCCGAATTGTGGTGGTAATGTCGATTCTGCGTCAGGCGATGGGCTTACAACAAACACCATCGAATCAGGTGATCATTGGCATCGCGCTTTTCTTGACCTTCTTTGTCATGTCTCCTGTGCTCAACGAAATCAATGACACGGCTATCCAGCCATACATCAACGAACAAGTGACAGCGCGCGAAGCATTTGATGCAGCGCAAGTGCCGATGAAGGCCTTCATGCTTAAGCAAACGCGCATTAAGGATTTGGAAACCTTCGTAAATATGTCGGGCGAGCAAGTAACCAATCCAGAAGATGTCTCGATGGCGGTGTTGATTCCCGCTTTTATCACCTCGGAGCTGAAAACGGCGTTCCAAATCGGTTTCATGTTGTTTCTGCCGTTCTTGATCATCGACTTGGTGGTGGCATCGGTTTTGATGGCCATGGGTATGATGATGCTATCGCCAATGATTGTATCGCTGCCGTTTAAGTTAATGCTGTTTGTGTTGGTGGATGGTTGGAACTTGATATTGTCGACCTTAGCCGGCAGTTTTGCCCTTTAG
- the fliO gene encoding flagellar biosynthetic protein FliO, whose amino-acid sequence MTSSITKRLKQITGALGLMLSAPYAFAAAPSNLDLATTLGSLVLVIGVILLLAWLLKRMQVPALGQQKGLRIVSQLPVGTKERIAVVQVGEEQFLVGITSQSIQTLAKLEKPLKEEELATNAFASQFSQLIKKNDKG is encoded by the coding sequence ATGACAAGTTCAATCACAAAGAGATTGAAGCAAATCACAGGAGCACTCGGTTTAATGCTGAGTGCTCCTTACGCATTTGCGGCTGCACCCAGTAATCTCGATTTAGCAACCACCTTGGGTTCACTTGTGCTGGTTATTGGTGTCATTTTGCTGTTGGCATGGTTGCTTAAACGCATGCAAGTGCCGGCGTTAGGGCAGCAAAAAGGTTTACGCATCGTGAGCCAATTACCTGTCGGCACCAAAGAGCGAATCGCCGTGGTTCAGGTTGGAGAAGAGCAGTTTTTGGTGGGCATCACTAGTCAATCGATCCAAACCTTAGCCAAGCTAGAAAAGCCATTGAAAGAGGAAGAGTTGGCGACCAATGCTTTTGCCAGTCAGTTCAGCCAACTGATCAAGAAAAATGACAAAGGGTAA
- the fliN gene encoding flagellar motor switch protein FliN — protein sequence MEPSDDQKLADEWAAALGEDPSAPSIDVDEVLAAPLEELKDTSRPITDDERRKLDTIMDIPVTISMEVGRSQISIRNLLQLNQGSVVELDRLAGESLDVLVNGTLIAHGEVVVVNDKFGIRLTDVISQTERIKKLR from the coding sequence ATGGAACCAAGTGACGATCAAAAGCTAGCAGACGAATGGGCAGCCGCTCTTGGCGAAGACCCGTCTGCACCTTCTATTGATGTAGATGAAGTATTGGCAGCGCCACTGGAAGAGCTGAAAGATACTTCTCGACCAATTACCGACGATGAACGTCGTAAACTCGATACCATCATGGACATTCCCGTTACCATCTCGATGGAAGTGGGACGTTCGCAAATCAGCATTCGTAACCTATTGCAATTGAACCAAGGTTCGGTCGTAGAGCTAGACCGCCTAGCGGGTGAATCGCTTGATGTCTTGGTTAACGGTACGTTGATTGCGCACGGCGAAGTCGTGGTAGTGAACGACAAGTTTGGTATCCGTTTGACTGATGTGATCAGCCAAACTGAACGCATCAAAAAGCTGCGTTAA
- the fliM gene encoding flagellar motor switch protein FliM, protein MTDLLSQDEIDALLHGVDDVDDIDEPLDNDTEGAVSFDFSSQDRIVRGRMPTLELINERFARHMRISLFNMLRKTAEVSINGVQMMKFGEYQNTLYVPTSLNMVRFRPLKGTALITMEARLVFILVENFFGGDGRFHAKIEGREFTPTERRIIQLLLKIVFEDYKEAWSPVMGVEFEYLDSEVNPSMANIVSPTEVIVVSSFHIEVDGGGGDFHVVMPYSMVEPIRELLDAGVQSDKMETDVRWSSALREEIMDCPVNFRVNLLEKDISLRDLMELQPGDIIPIEMPEHATMFIEDLPTYRVKMGRSEDKLAVQVSQEIERPHVVKTDLAFLGKDIMSELENDDDRDD, encoded by the coding sequence GTGACCGATCTATTAAGCCAAGACGAAATTGATGCGCTACTGCACGGGGTTGATGATGTCGATGACATTGATGAGCCCTTAGATAACGACACGGAAGGTGCCGTCAGTTTCGATTTCTCGTCTCAAGACAGGATTGTCCGTGGTCGAATGCCAACGCTCGAACTGATTAACGAGCGTTTTGCACGACACATGCGGATCAGTCTGTTTAACATGCTGCGCAAAACGGCCGAAGTGTCGATCAACGGCGTACAGATGATGAAGTTTGGCGAGTACCAAAATACGTTGTACGTGCCAACCAGTTTGAACATGGTTCGCTTCCGTCCTCTTAAAGGTACGGCATTGATTACCATGGAAGCGCGTCTCGTCTTCATTCTGGTAGAAAACTTCTTTGGTGGCGATGGCCGCTTCCACGCCAAAATCGAAGGCCGTGAATTTACGCCAACTGAGCGTCGCATTATCCAGCTACTGCTGAAAATTGTGTTTGAAGACTACAAAGAAGCGTGGTCGCCAGTCATGGGCGTCGAGTTCGAATACCTCGATTCTGAAGTAAACCCAAGCATGGCAAACATCGTGAGCCCGACCGAAGTGATTGTCGTGAGCTCATTTCATATTGAAGTGGATGGCGGTGGCGGTGACTTCCATGTCGTAATGCCGTATTCCATGGTCGAGCCAATCCGCGAGTTGCTCGATGCTGGTGTTCAGTCGGACAAGATGGAAACCGACGTACGTTGGAGTTCAGCGCTGCGCGAAGAGATCATGGACTGCCCGGTAAACTTCCGAGTGAATTTGCTGGAAAAAGACATATCGTTGCGCGATTTGATGGAGCTGCAACCAGGCGACATTATTCCGATTGAAATGCCTGAGCACGCTACCATGTTTATCGAAGATTTACCGACTTACCGCGTAAAAATGGGTCGCTCTGAAGACAAGCTTGCCGTGCAAGTCTCTCAAGAGATTGAACGCCCACACGTAGTGAAAACTGATTTAGCCTTCTTGGGCAAAGACATCATGTCTGAGCTTGAGAATGACGATGATAGAGATGATTAA
- the fliL gene encoding flagellar basal body-associated protein FliL yields MAEEQLQGADAPKGKSKLLIIIIAVVVLLGGGGAAAFFLMGSDDSAQAAEAESQQTQAAAANPIAYVNLPQPFIFNVTGDRRDRLVQIKAQLMVRGSENEQLARYHSPLVESSLLSTFASATVEQLRSPTGRVELRDRASEDIKAALNAAVGKPVIEKVLFTDFVIQ; encoded by the coding sequence ATGGCAGAAGAACAGCTACAAGGTGCCGATGCACCAAAAGGTAAAAGCAAGCTACTGATCATCATTATTGCAGTCGTGGTTCTGCTCGGTGGTGGTGGCGCGGCGGCGTTCTTTTTAATGGGATCGGATGATTCGGCTCAAGCCGCAGAGGCAGAGTCACAGCAAACACAGGCCGCAGCGGCTAACCCAATTGCGTACGTGAATCTTCCGCAACCGTTCATTTTTAACGTGACGGGTGACCGTCGCGATAGACTGGTGCAAATCAAAGCGCAGCTTATGGTACGTGGCTCTGAGAATGAGCAGTTGGCGCGTTACCATTCTCCGTTGGTTGAGAGCTCTTTGTTATCAACATTTGCATCGGCAACGGTAGAGCAGCTTCGTTCTCCAACGGGTCGAGTGGAACTGCGAGACCGAGCTTCCGAAGATATCAAAGCAGCTTTAAATGCTGCGGTCGGCAAGCCAGTGATTGAAAAAGTACTGTTTACAGATTTTGTTATTCAATAG
- a CDS encoding flagellar hook-length control protein FliK yields MNVNLSNVSATNKTSASESSAKAPTESSESKGFFETLAGVFTGSQKAEKAEKAVTQTASTDAKTDVSATEGETVEKNGESQESVANRESVDGKAADALLEHEGVKAVADESEQTSESLQEEGKDPVVAKQALSPMESEAQLDSKQSAQNTDSQDKIAVASAMGEGQQLLGRIEQANQALQTNDSFVDSGKGLPLQATQATSFSAPVSKLVETDDAKALAALQSTLSVEQVNLAAEQQLEPILDANGKPIDIEKLQSQSTEWQNLNAPTVMDASAMQQAQANTSGALDGSVSLDPATVGFEGKAVQLVSIDELEVIDTKLAQGKPLSEQEIDVIEGLRAGDVVADVPEQDLAQLVALPTDVKAILAEQNTSQHNNVRNGSERTAAAVAMGQQAQYVNAQEMKHVAAQAPMAQHADKLASAPMPDALVANNFNPAVQMAANGEVSHKAINAALSAGALKATASQQDKPESQYGLAGQLQAAAGQQGAVAQQQTRAEAAQQAQLPLQLTKELANEQVAEKVQMMMSKNLKNLDIRLDPPELGRMQIRMTMNNDLANVHFTVTNPQARDIIEQTLPRLREMLAQQGMQLADSSVQQQSSGQQQSGYAAAEQNGQGTSGRGFSGQSDENFDADVNLDLNVVSKRDGISFYA; encoded by the coding sequence ATGAATGTGAATTTGTCTAATGTTTCTGCGACTAACAAGACCTCGGCTTCTGAGTCTTCCGCAAAAGCACCTACAGAAAGCTCTGAAAGCAAAGGTTTTTTTGAAACCTTAGCGGGAGTTTTTACAGGTTCACAAAAAGCAGAAAAAGCAGAAAAAGCGGTCACTCAAACAGCAAGTACAGATGCAAAGACCGACGTTAGCGCCACAGAAGGTGAAACGGTCGAGAAGAATGGCGAGAGCCAAGAATCAGTCGCGAACCGTGAGAGTGTCGATGGAAAAGCGGCTGATGCATTGCTAGAGCATGAAGGCGTAAAAGCCGTTGCTGACGAATCCGAGCAAACTTCGGAATCACTTCAAGAAGAAGGTAAAGACCCCGTCGTAGCTAAGCAAGCTTTGTCGCCAATGGAGTCAGAGGCTCAGTTGGATTCAAAACAAAGCGCTCAGAACACAGACTCGCAAGATAAGATAGCGGTGGCCAGTGCGATGGGAGAAGGTCAGCAACTACTCGGTCGTATTGAACAAGCGAACCAAGCATTGCAAACCAATGATTCTTTTGTTGATAGCGGCAAGGGTTTGCCTCTACAGGCGACGCAAGCAACTTCTTTTTCTGCTCCAGTGTCGAAACTGGTCGAAACAGATGACGCAAAAGCGCTAGCAGCGTTGCAATCGACGCTTTCTGTTGAGCAAGTGAATTTGGCGGCCGAGCAGCAACTGGAACCAATCTTAGATGCCAATGGAAAGCCGATTGATATTGAGAAGCTACAGTCTCAATCAACCGAATGGCAAAACCTGAATGCGCCTACTGTAATGGATGCTTCAGCAATGCAACAAGCTCAGGCGAACACCTCAGGTGCATTGGATGGTTCGGTGTCACTTGACCCTGCGACGGTCGGCTTTGAAGGTAAGGCGGTTCAGCTGGTTTCAATTGATGAGCTGGAAGTCATTGATACCAAGTTGGCGCAAGGCAAACCTCTAAGCGAACAAGAAATCGATGTCATTGAAGGTTTGAGAGCGGGTGACGTCGTCGCGGATGTTCCTGAGCAAGATCTAGCCCAGTTGGTTGCGCTGCCAACGGACGTGAAAGCCATTCTTGCGGAGCAAAATACATCGCAGCATAACAATGTACGAAACGGCAGCGAACGCACAGCCGCTGCAGTCGCGATGGGGCAACAAGCACAATACGTGAACGCGCAAGAGATGAAGCACGTCGCTGCGCAAGCGCCAATGGCTCAACATGCCGATAAACTTGCGTCCGCACCAATGCCTGATGCGCTGGTGGCGAATAATTTCAACCCAGCAGTTCAAATGGCTGCTAATGGTGAAGTGAGCCACAAAGCGATCAATGCCGCGTTAAGTGCAGGTGCGTTGAAAGCTACGGCGAGCCAGCAAGATAAGCCAGAGTCGCAATACGGATTAGCAGGACAGCTGCAAGCGGCAGCAGGTCAACAAGGTGCAGTAGCCCAACAGCAAACCCGAGCGGAAGCCGCTCAGCAAGCGCAACTGCCTCTGCAATTAACAAAAGAGCTCGCTAATGAGCAAGTGGCGGAAAAAGTACAAATGATGATGTCGAAGAACTTGAAGAACCTCGACATCCGACTTGACCCACCAGAGCTTGGCCGTATGCAAATTCGCATGACGATGAACAACGATTTGGCCAACGTGCATTTTACGGTTACCAACCCACAAGCGCGTGACATTATTGAACAAACGTTGCCTCGTCTACGTGAAATGTTGGCTCAACAAGGGATGCAACTGGCGGATTCCTCGGTTCAGCAGCAAAGCAGTGGACAACAGCAAAGTGGTTACGCAGCGGCTGAACAAAATGGCCAAGGCACGTCTGGACGCGGTTTTTCTGGCCAGTCAGACGAAAACTTTGATGCCGACGTGAATCTTGATTTGAATGTGGTTTCAAAGCGTGATGGAATTAGTTTTTACGCCTAA